In Pagrus major chromosome 23, Pma_NU_1.0, the genomic window CTGCGTCAAAACCTCCgcggttaaaaaaagaaaaaaggaaaacagctaGTAAATCAATGTGTGTGACGACGAGCCTGGAGCGCACAGCCTGTTTCGATCCACCTGACCTGACAGCTGAAGCCTACAGGACTGTTCCTCTTCACTGCGATGTCTCCTGTCCCATTAAACTTGTCCCACCCCTGTGAGGACACGTCCCACATACACCTCCTGCTCTGTCTCAGAATAATACAGCAGATTTAACGAGATTTGTTTCAGCTTGCACAAACCCTGGAGGTTTAAACCAGCAGCGAGACATATAGACTGTTATACTAATAATGTATGGAAGCCAACTGAGGCCAATATAGTGAAAAAAGGAGTGAATCCATCCTGTCAGCATAATGAGAAactttctcaaaataatgaggCACCGTCTCAAAAAGAAACTTTATTCAAATacatctcaaaataatgacttactCTCTCAAATAATAAGAAGCATTCTCCAAAAAGACTTActtaaatcttaaaataatgagTTGGTATCTCAAGATAATGACTCTGTAGTATCACAAAAAAGACTGATCTCAAAATAAggacttagtatctcaaactTATTGAGGAACTTcctcaaaataacaacttacatatctcaaaataatgagtcACTTTTCTCAAAAAGGAACTTTctcaaatataaatacaatgaCATAGTGTCTCAAAATGAAGGGAAACCTACTCAAACTAATGACTAAAGCCCAGCTGATCCCAGCTTTAGTCATAATTATAAGATCATATGTCACTATTTTGGGAAAGCTTCCTTTTATAATGACCTTCACTACACAATGGGCTTCCATATAGTCTGTAATGACTTCTCGTGTATACTCATAATAACGTAACAATTAATGAAGTCTCTCAGTTGTGATGTCTTTCTGGCTAAGCTGGTCAGAAACCTGTAAGGCTGCCTCAGTTTGATTTTTCCACAATATTGACTtctgctgtctgactgtgtgtcagagcaccacacacacacacagaaagagacaggACACCATCCAGACACATGATGTAGTCGTTCCCTCATGAAGCTTATGAGAAGATTACGAAAGCTTATGAAATGCATGCTgccacacattttatttcttaaatcaatcaatcagctGCATGAGATCCCTCAGTGTTGAACTCCTGCCTCACTGTGTGTAGTGAGAGTTGTCCTGCCACCTGCTGTAAAGACGGAGGCACAGCTCCTATCAGAGGTTTCTCAACATCTTCACACTGTTAAGGCTGTTTGTCACACACATGAATGTAATCGGGGCTGCAACTAgcagttatttttattgttgattaatctgacGATTATTGCTTAATTAATGTGTTGTTTGGCGAATAGATAGCAGAAGAGAGGAAATCATTCTAACTTCATTatcaaatttaaataaactttattggcAGGAATGTTTAAATTACATTGTTGCAGAAGCTAAGTTACATATAATTGAATGGTTACATTTCAACAAAATCTAAATATATGAtcacaagattaaaaaaaaaatatcgaAAGACCACGcaaaccagcaaatattcacattagaGAAGCTggaactttttcttttcttttgttttttttgcttaaaatgtaGCTTAACAAAAggattgattattaaaatagttcCTGTCATTTGACTAATCAGTTAACTGACTTATAATTTCAGctctaaatgtattttttcccaTTTCATATTTTCACTGAGTTACATTTTAGAGCTGCTTTTTGTGTAAATTACAGATATTTATGAGCGCACAGTCCTCGATTTTACCCCAAATGGAAAATAGATTATTCAGTTCTCTGCCACTATAAGGATGATTGAGCCATTATTGAATGAACGAAATGAAATCGAAAACTGCAAATGacctgaaaaatataaaatggcttttttctttttccattttctcatctgcttctttcatttttttttatgagctgTATGTAAACTAGAAGATGTAGCCCTCCTATCAGGTAAAAAAACCCTGAAGTCACTAAATTCAATGTGTTAGTCTTATGGATCTACAGTTAATTTAACAAATCTAAGCCTCAGTGTTTTAGTTGTCTTCATCCAAAATTATAAACTCTATTCTTTCCCTATAAAAGTGCGATTACTAACACTAATGATGGCACGAAAGATCTATTTTCCTGTCATTGTTTgatattattgatattattttttcattgttgattattgTTACTATCTTTCATGTATTCATAAGCACTTTTGTAACCACATTTCTTCTATTTGTACTTGTGGCTCGTCTTTGGGCAATCCCCTGCTGCTGGAATGAAAACAGACGGTGAACACCAGCTTCAAATGTGTGTTAGGATCATATACAGTGGCACAGTTTTACACTTACGGTAGGCCAGGAGTGATGGGGCACTGACAGTTTCTATTCTTCTTTAATATGAGGTCTCTCTGCTTTGTGCATTATTGATTTACATCCACTAGATGGCTGTACATCTTCATAATTAGGCCAGAAAATCAGAGGAAGTCAACTAATTGCACATCAACAGCAGTCAGTGAGATCGCAAATGGCTGAAGTCACAATAATTCCTCCTCTACGGATTTGAAATCATTTTGTGGTGCGTATTAAAGGATGTCAATTTAAGATCCTTTATATATGGTGCAGTAACTCTTTGAGTATCTCATTTTTTAGCACGTGTTGCAGTCACTGACAGTAATAGTGTCAATCTAGCTGATTGCGTCATCGCCTCAGACGACTCTGATCTGATCTTCCATCCTTCTTTGGCATTCTGTGTCACTATTTGCGCTTTTCACATAAACCATTATCAGAGGTATCCATCCTCACCCACTGCAATAATTAGATAAAAGGTCATTTGGAATGACTTATAGCACTGGGTTTCCTCTATGCCTCTGTCATGAAACTATGATTCATTTAGGGTTGTACTATGTGGTTTTGCTTTGGTTAGGAAAGTATTACATCTGCTGAAAATGCAGAACTAATGTTTGTGATCACAGGACAAGAAACGGGACAAGAAACACTGGCACAGTACTCAATGTGCACATGACTTGATACTGCTGACTctcaaaaacacaactgcacTTCTGCTTTTCACCGTTCGACACAAAACGATATATTCTGTCTGCCGTTATTTAACTCAAATACTATCCTACTGCTCTGCAGCACACATGAAGGCTCTCAGCCACTGTGGATTAAAGTCGGTAACAAGTCTGggcatgttgtttgttttagtgGTAATTGACCACTGCCAGTCATAAAGGTAGCCTACAGGTATCATTTTGTCTTTGAGTCCTTTATTCAGTGTGATGACGCATACCTGAACCAAAGCCCATCCTGTTTTGCTGCCATGAAACTTTCCCCGACCAAAGCACAAACAGAGAAAGTGAAACCACATTTATTGACCTCAGCCAGATTTAGATGCAGATGGGAATTTTCAAAAAGTGCGAATAGTAAACAAGTAAtggtgacattttgtgagttacACTACGAATTAGaatatgacattttgtttgatgGATTTGTTCTACAATCTGCTGAGGTAATGATGATTATGTTTCGGTGCTGATTGTTTTTTAACCTACATACATTCTTaatcttttgactgaaaaagTTAAAGAAGTACACTTCTGTACCCGATGTGAAATATggaataacattttaaaaggacatttttgaaGGGACTAGCCTTTTCACAGTAAGGGCATACAGTAATTTCCTCCTGGCAATGATGCACACAAACTTCACCCTTGTTTACATTGTattatttgtattcattttattcctatagtttgttttgtcttattAGCCTGCAAGAGTCTATTATTTCAGGCTAAAGGCTTCAGTAATGTAATAGCGAATAAACAAATTGGATTTTTGTTTAACTGTACGAATCAACCCTCAGGCACACTCCTGAGTACAGAGCACACTTCCTTCTCCAGAGTAGTTTCAGTGTGTTAAGTAATTTTTTTCTACCATGTTTAATACGAAGAcatagggggaaaaaaggggaaatgggagcaaaaaaaCAGCCAGCCAATGATTTTCAATGTTGGCAAAAGAAGTAATGCATTCACCACCACCTTCAACcaaataaagtcataaagtcAACGTTCTTtactccttccttctctcctggTGGTGAGTTTTGTTCCTCCTTTTTGTGTCAGTTGTGTTGAGTAAGAGGAGAGGGCCAGCCCCAAGATGCAGATGCACTCTGGGCCTGTTGTGTTTGCCTTCATAAAAGGGAAAGTACCATCTGGATTCCTCTTTGTTCTATAGATACTCAGGTCACAGCAGTACACAGGCTGACATCAGAACGTCCTCATCAGTTGCACACACTGCGCTCAGGAAGCAAACACGCACACTGCTTTGGTGCACAGCAGAGGAAACTCGGGACCTGTAGAGTCATCAGCTCTGAACATCTGTCTTCCTCAGGCTCAGCTCGATCTGAGCTCTGTCGTCGGACTGACAATGCCGCAGCCTACCCAGCACTCCCTAATCCGTGTCCTCCTGTTGTGGACCACCGTCCTTTCCATCATCCAGGCTGTGttcatcatcctcttcttcacAGTTGGACATCTTGGCCTGGTGAGACTGCTTAAAAATATCCTCACATTGAATTTAAAGATTCCTACAATATCTCATGGTCATTAATGATGAGATACGAACTTTAAATTGTATTCTTGTGCAATAGTTTTACCCTTCCCCCGTCGTGTTTGAATGAATCCGATGAATGTCAGTACCGGTGTGTTAAAACACCTGAGTAGTGCATCTGTTCTTTCTTGTGGTCTTGACAGTAGCACAGCTGGTGGGACAAACACCTCTGCCTGTGGTCTGCAGCTGGTTACAGAGACCCCTGTCGTGACTCACtaacagtgaaaacagctgcattaTGTTCGGATAGAAATGTGTCAGTCAATACCCCACAGATAATACAAGGCAACCCAACAAACACAGCCATAATGTAGAATAAATGACAAACTTTTATAGTCTAGCATTATCATTGACTACTCAGCACATGTGTTCACTGCTTggttaaatattttacaggAGAATGCTTTTAGACTATACATTGCATTAAAACGTTTGACTTGGTTTAGTAATGGCATTTAGAGAACTTGCATGGCACCTTCTTTCACCAGGCAGTTTTGTTGTTCAAAAACTTCTTGCAACACTTATTATGAGCATATTTTGTGCTTCTGTTTCCCTCTCCAGTCTCAGAACAGTAGCACTGTAGCACCAGAATGCCCAATGCAATCCAAGGCAGACAATAGGCCCACACCTTCGGTAAGATAACCACAGCTTCAGAGTTTGTGCGTCTCCTGTTGTACCTCACTGTGTTCCGTTATATCTTCTCACACgcatgttttttattaattcaaatgtcatgctgttgttgttagtgtttACTATCCCAATTTTCCAAACACACAGATCTAAAACCACGCAGGTTGATCACAATTTACGTTCCCTTTGAGTTATTTATGTCAGGCAGTTTAACAACTGTTCTCATGTCTCGGAGGAAGCACAGTGACGTCATTGCCACATTCGGGGAAATGCCACTAAACTAAACAGTGTCTCTTCATTTTCCTTCTGAAGATACTGAATGATGTTCTGTTCTTACTTCTAAGGTGGAGATACAAGTCTCATAACCACGCTTTAAAAAATGGAACATCCATGAAGCTGGTCTATATTACACTGTGTGAACCTGATGGGCCCCAAATTTAAAGTTAGATTTTCTATATTTAGAAATTAATagctttcttcctctttcagcCGCCTCTACCTAAAGACAGGCTTCTCTTGGGCAAAGGCAAAACGCTCACCTACGAGGCTACTCTAGGTAAAGATGTCCTATTttaagtatttcctttttcagaGCGTAAGACAAAGCCTGTAAAAATGTGTACACAATGAGTCACGTCACCATTTACAAGCTGTTGGAAGTACAGATAATGTCCCGGTGTGATCAAACTCAAAACTAATAGCAGCTTCTCTGTCACCCACAGACAATGGCCAAATCCAATGGAGAACAAAGAATAACGAAAACGGCGTTATCTCAGACGAAGGAAAAGAACTTAAAATAACAATGGATGGATATTACTTTCTAAGTCTTCAGGTGACACTGAAGACATGTAAGTGTTCATGTAACGGGACTGTAAGGGGATCAGAGCACATGGTCAGTGTGACACATAATACAGGCATTCTCATGCAGGGTTGGATTAACACATGCAGCACAGGCCTCCTCAGCAAGGCACAGATGCTGACTGTTCCAGACACTCTGAAGTTCAACTTCACACTGCAACCCAAGGAAATTGATGCCAATGTAAGACGTACCCACCTGGATATCATCTTCTTTCAAATTTAAAAACCATAGATGCATCTCTGATAGATTAGAGATCTATATTTCAATCAAATCCTTGGCATATTCCAGGGTACCTGTCCAGCTTGGAGTCCGTCTCTGCAGCAAACCTGTTCAGATGCAAAGATGGTCGAGTGTACTTGTCCTCTTGTTACTAAACAATTGTACTTACCTTTCACCAGATTAGCAAATCACTTAACTGTCTTCCTGCCGTAAGAGATGTGACTGAGTCACAGGGGAGGGATGAAAGGGCTGAACTCAACATTGAAGATCTTATacccacaaaagaaaaactccCCTTGTTGAATTCTGGTctactaaaactaaactaaactaaaaatcCACTTTAAAACGTAATTTACTGGATTAAATGTCTAACTAGTAGAAGTTTAATTACTATATAACAGGATTGGTTAATGTTGGCGTCATCACTACAAGTCTGTTTCTTTACTGTTGTGGGTTGTTTTttgaaattcacattttaaaactcaGGTCTTGCATTAACAGTATAACAGCATACTGTAGGTTTGGGGGGATTTTCACTTGTGAAGCAGAAAAGCTTAAAAAAGCAAAGTTggattgttttgctttttcccAAATAGCTGTGATCAAGAAGCACATTTTTAGACAGTGAATCAGATATTCAAACATATATACAAACTGAAATGtcatgatatttttgacatcaatattgtgacaatattgtagggatgactattggtaaaatattaacacaatcaaatatttgataaataatcatcagtaatgtgtatataataactatgtgggtaaaggcaagtattgaaacaagtagaacagtctgataagctcaaaaaatgacattactgtaatgcagcctttaaaaccaggaaaggaCAACACTTGCTTGTGCTGTATCACGATATAAAGATATCTAAAATCTCACAGGATATATATAATATCATATCACGATAATGATTTTATATCAATATGTTGCTCTAATCTTATTTGATTGAAATTTCTTTGCTGGAGTTTTCTACATTTACAATGTGCAGTAATTGACGACAAGAATGTATTATTCTGAACCGCCACATCAGTTAACAGAACTGTGTTGTTTGCACAGCTCGTATTTGCTACTCGATgatttatttcttgttttaaaatatattaatctaatatttatgttgtatttatttattgtttgggCCTAAGATATGGTACGTTGCAGTAATATATACAATGTTGTATTTATCAAATTTCCACAGAGAGGACAGCAACTATTGAATGAATGTATGTCACTGTGTGACAATGTATGTCATTGTATGGCGTACATATTAGTGAGTCACTGGAATAGTAGTCAcagttttctttattgattattgcaATAATATGTAGCTAAAATTGTTCAGACGTGTTCAGGGAaattacactttacaataaccTCCATTAATAAATCCTAAATTTATGgttaaatac contains:
- the tnfsf18 gene encoding tumor necrosis factor ligand superfamily member 18; translated protein: MPQPTQHSLIRVLLLWTTVLSIIQAVFIILFFTVGHLGLSQNSSTVAPECPMQSKADNRPTPSPPLPKDRLLLGKGKTLTYEATLDNGQIQWRTKNNENGVISDEGKELKITMDGYYFLSLQVTLKTCKCSCNGTVRGSEHMVSVTHNTGILMQGWINTCSTGLLSKAQMLTVPDTLKFNFTLQPKEIDANVRRTHLDIIFFQI